CGAAGGCGGAGCAGCGCACGAGGAAGAGGCCCTCCCGCCATACGGAGGCCAGGGAGCCGATCAGGGCCcgcagcggcggcgggcggtgTTCGTGGCCGTGGCTGGGGAGGCAGTTGCTCGAGTCGGAGACCCTGAGGCGGAGCAGCGGGGGCGGGTCGAGGCGAGCGAGGGTTAGGACGGGCCTCGGGACGTGGCGGCGGCAGCGCGCGCGGCGGggccggcggaggaggaggggcggcggcgcgaggaagggCGAGACGCGGAGGCAGTGCGACATTGCGCCGGGCCTGGCCGCCTAGGTGACCATTTACGTGCGGCGGGAGGAAGAGAGATGGGATGGGTGGGTGGAGTAGTAGTCACCGGCAGTGGGCGGGCCGAGAGAGAGAGATGGACGGGGAGAGATGCTTGCCTCTCGCTGGGGTCGTTGCCTACTTGCCGTGCTCGCTTCTTTTTGGATTTGCCGCAGATGATTTGTCTTCCCTTCGCCTCTTCTTGTCTCGCCTCCTCTTTGTGACGAAAGCGAAAGACaagacaagcttattctttcactTCTCTTTTTCGTACAAAAAATGGCCTACCAGCAGCATATGGAATGAATGTTTTTCAGAGGGCAAAATAACAAAGATACTCCTACCAAAGAAGGCATCGGAAACCTAAAGACAACCATGAAGCATCATCCACAGAGAGACAGAGAAAGTACCAAGAGGCCCTGTTGGCCATGTTGTTGTCTATCATAAGTTCAACCGGATCAACACAATTCAAAACACAATTACAACGACCGTTCTGGTGACCACGAAGGCCTTCCAGAATTCCGAAACCGAATATCAGAAAGGCGCTCCATGGTCACCATAAATACACAACTCTGGGGAGGACGGGACGGGGGAAAAGTTTATTGCGACGGGTCCAAAACGAACAAGGGGATCATTCATTATCGAAACTCAGAGCATCTCAAAACTTGGGCGGCCCGGCCCCTTTTTACCGCACGGGTTGCTGGTTGTAAtggctcttctccttcttctttgccGCCGCGAGCCTCGCGGTCCTGGCTGCCGCCTCTGCCGCGGCGATCTTTGCAGCTGTGTCCGTCTCCTTGCccgacttcttcttcttcatcgacgCCATCTTCTTTAGGCGCTCCTTGACATCCACAGCCGTGTCTTCCTCGGGTTCTGCACTGGTAGCCTCCTCCGACACCTCAGCTTCCTTTGCCTCCTTTGCGCTcttgtccttcttgttcttcttcttcttggcattcttGCTCTCTGAAGGGGCAGGTGCGTCTTCCTTTCTCTCTCCATCACCAGCTTGGCTCGCACCTTTCTTCTCAGCTGCAACAATGTTTATCATGTATAAGAAACAAAGTTTATAAAAGCAATGAAGCCACATATAGGTACTCAGCTTTATTAGTCCTCCACAGTGCTACATAAGGGAAATATAAAAAGGGGGGAATCGCTTAAAGTGGAGCATTACCATTGTTGTTTCCATCTTGTGCAGCATCGCTTGTGTTTTCAGAAATTCCCAACTCAGCTAACACAGCATCAAGTTCAGCCAGTTCCTTCTTTTTCAACTCCTTTTTGGACAGCTGCCTTTCTGTCTCTTTAGGTGCTGCTGCAACTTTCTTCACATCAGGATCAGCAGCTTCCACTTCAAGCTCAGGTTCATCCTCAGCACCATCCTCAGCCTCATCATCATGCTCCTCATCCTCACTTTCAATTTCCTGCAGTATGTAGAAGCAATGCATCTAAGAATAGTATCACCAAGGCATACAGACACAACTATTGCCATGTTCCAACATCATGCGAACCTCTGGCCAACAAAGTTCAAACAAGATAAATTCTGGTAGAAATCTAGCAAGTAGAGGCAGTTCCTTATGACTTGCCTAGACAAGCTGAACAGAAACTTGGACCAAATTACTATCAATCAATTTTGAATATATGTTCTCATTGTGTCTGGGGTGCTTGAACTCAAAAAGAATTACAGGGGCCATAACCTCTCCCTGACTTCAATTGCTCCAAAAACACCTATGTCAAAACTCTCAACAACTATCCATAAAAACTACCAAAAGAACAGTGTGACATCGTCAATAAAGAATAAGTGAGAGATACTGATGGCATCAAATAGGTAGTCTTTCATTGCATTTTTTTGTGGGCATTATGTGCCTCTACACACTAGTCACAAAGTTGTTATATCTAGTGTGCAACGTGGATAAAAACACTAGTACATCAATGAGTGATAAGTACAGGAAATGCTACAATGTTAATGCATAACATGCCTACACTTACCATGTGCAATAATAAATTAACAAATAATATACTGACAAAAAAGTAATATCACATCAATGCAAATAGAAATTCACAGGCCGTAAATGCACCAAAAGGCCGAAGTAAATACACTCACTTATAACCCATTTGTCGCACTGAACATCCATTCCGAAATAACAGGGGATACCGTTCACAAAATTAATCTGGCAGGAATTAGTACAGCACAGCCTACAGGATGCCCCCTGACCTCACTTCGACAACTCTCCCACCATACAGACAGTGTACAAATTCTTGTCACGAGGCACCACTTCCATAACAAGACCTAACTTGAAACTCCTTGCCCGCTGAACATACGTCACATGGCGATGGGGATACCGTTATCAATAATCCCCCAGTCACTGAACATATGTTACACAACGATGGGGATGCCGTTATCAATAATCCCAGGAGTCATTGAACATACGTCACACAACGATGGGGATACCATTATCAATAATCCCAGTATCCCACAGTCACTGAACATACGTCACACAACGATGGGGATACCGTTATCAATAATCCCACAGTCACTGAACATACGTTACAGAACGATCGAGATACTGTTTTCAATAATCCCGCAGTCTTGTCCCCTGCCTCACTCAACCAAACAAGCACACACCAATACGAACACCATACGGAATACAGCTAAGCCGCTTCCGATTCGGATTCGGATTCGCTGCTTCAAATAATAACTACAGACATAATTCAAAGCCCAATTGTCCACTGGGCACACATTGTGAATCAATGGTTGAAAGCGTTCACAATTAACCCAGCAGGCATCAGTATACTCAATAGTCTACAGATGCCTCCCTGCCCCACTCAATCCAACATCTGCATATCAACACTACCACCATATGCAAACTAATCAGCAATCATATGGGCGTTGCACAACAGCACAGTTCTCATCTCGAGCAAAATAAACAGATCATGAACAGCACAAACAGATAAACATGGGCGTGCGTAACAGGGAGAGAGAATAGACCTCAGGCAGGGCGGCGTGGACAGCAtcgacctcgtcctcctcctcctccttggccgtctTGGCGGCGGCGTGGTCGTTCCCCCAGATGGGCGCGGGGGGCGCGGTGGTGGCGaagtagtcgtcgtcgtcgtcgtcctcgacgTCGGCCCACGACTTGGTGTTGAGCGGGGCGGGGGCCCAGAAGAGCTCCTTCTGCTGCTGCGGCGTGGGGTCGTCGCCCTGCTTCCCTCCCTTGGAGGAGCCCCCCTTGGCCTTgtcgcccttcttcttcttcttgagggtctcGAGCGCCGCGAACACGTTGCCGGTGTTGAGCTTGGCCTCGTCCGCCGCGCCTCCCCTCCTGCCTCCGCCCACCATGCTCACTCCTACCTTGCCCGGGGACGCGAGGAAAATCCCGGCGGCTGGGGGCCCCGAAATCGGAATCTAAATCTAGCCCCCCGGCGGCC
The Triticum dicoccoides isolate Atlit2015 ecotype Zavitan chromosome 3A, WEW_v2.0, whole genome shotgun sequence genome window above contains:
- the LOC119267309 gene encoding nuclear ubiquitous casein and cyclin-dependent kinase substrate 1-like; this encodes MVGGGRRGGAADEAKLNTGNVFAALETLKKKKKGDKAKGGSSKGGKQGDDPTPQQQKELFWAPAPLNTKSWADVEDDDDDDYFATTAPPAPIWGNDHAAAKTAKEEEEDEVDAVHAALPEEIESEDEEHDDEAEDGAEDEPELEVEAADPDVKKVAAAPKETERQLSKKELKKKELAELDAVLAELGISENTSDAAQDGNNNAEKKGASQAGDGERKEDAPAPSESKNAKKKKNKKDKSAKEAKEAEVSEEATSAEPEEDTAVDVKERLKKMASMKKKKSGKETDTAAKIAAAEAAARTARLAAAKKKEKSHYNQQPVR